Proteins from one Anopheles nili chromosome 2, idAnoNiliSN_F5_01, whole genome shotgun sequence genomic window:
- the LOC128722056 gene encoding uncharacterized protein LOC128722056, with translation MTNLRVVLFLIAVALSMRVGYAQVETILDSSEYDDLGLPTATERKPQIPPGFLTADGRDLYPSISMANDGPSAGTYQRSAVSSYGNNPFLARAELYRKAHGNPRPQVGPVQPQQQQQQGYDPRDGTPYTRDIAVKQGILRGFVRVMHAQSGLKNVDQYLGIPYAEAPVGSRRFMPPSAPIPWNGLKMATKLSPVCPQNLPSLNNANNNYSKGRYDQIKRLLPYLKMESEDCLYLNLYVPSYDGIGPQTKYPVIVYIHGESYEWNSGNPYDGSILASYGQVIVVTLNFRLGILGFMKPGISDHTTSNFGLLDQIAALQWIKENIGAFGGDAKLVTVMGQGTGAACVNFLMVSPVAKGLFHRAILMSGSALSDWALTQHPLQSTMQVLQGLNCPLNGENDEVAACLRRKRYSEILGVKTASPQFSTQFGPIVDGLVIPNMPHKVMGQYSDIFSGYDLLYGMTELESYHILNAVALTYGLLENERDNLLRFYMQNRFEIRPDLALAATLREYTDIYMDPNKALADEHRDNLLEILSDARVAAPMVQTGLYLSKVNPKCYMYVFGHNSEAGEYGRLSQSVVGEDLAYVFGAPLGQVGPFQHHYNARERLFSEAVMKYFSNFAKTGNPKAPWKDLFLNLNPEDWSYYDVDWPEYNNINQSYLHMGITPVVGHRYRQKYMKFWNEELPEELKKITSSKAYTPYSDFFGAPGKGVGGGPGSTRLRGGTTPHPDFPTGHINLYPIHVDVERPTEDPFKELLYRMKDPLAGPGMYNAPATSSVSAIPSVVEKSSGPAAQLTTAGEHQKHQKHPPKGVAFGATEPELDGNTAEIMRSESALTILIAVAIVFLLFNIVAIVGYLVRRHLARSAVIGAAGGRKPKRKYDDAMLESAAAVVVAGASLAEKEDGCQQLRGHHHHHHLLQHGSYMMDGTTGALMLRKSNSYEPVAKQPFPDDVCGPTPISGVDAVDSHTKVCDWMVATAGCRVAPVVPPHKISVAIDATPQARSNSVLRQEPIEVTKAKSFDYDTADEPDCLVSGCPGVGGLVLVREPPASRSSASYSASSSYSSSATTDELKQTADMIGNEPYYNCPERSRAPCAREEEVTSFIEEQDINVTSRDDSSEKDPLSPEEALRVIQRRNFPKVLPDHPRNGATIGAGSVKRRSLPPQSLYGMGPLGSQSLRRDAAGGGRLVPAPPPRVCSTLGRPARTSHNFISSPPIVAEEPPVEEEPPIALNTLHVGPLLPTHQESTYMTMSRQNSLGSESEPARDDDATEGDCIPPVDIICIEHKPESHYSYVRPMGLMRTPSSFKCVPDAARVSCSDETRSFTDIDPQRAGDGDAQSLVRDKLSSDSSATDTTSGSTGTIKKL, from the exons ATGACGAACCTTCGCGTGGTGCTTTTCCTTATCGCGGTAGCTCTTTCCATGCGGGTTGGCTACGCGCAGGTGGAAACCATTCTTGACAGCAGTGAGTACGATGATTTGGGGTTGCCCACTGCTACCGAGCGGAAGCCTCAGATACCTCCAGGATTCCTGACAGCCGATGGGAGAGATTTATATCCTTCGATTTCGATGGCGAATGATGGGCCTTCTGCCGGGACTTATCAACGTTCGGCGGTGTCGAGTTACGGAAACAACCCTTTCTTAGCTCGAGCTGAGCTTTATCGTAAGGCACACGGAAACCCACGACCACAGGTAGGACCTGTCCagccacagcaacaacagcaacaaggaTACGATCCACGAGATGGAACACCGTACACGCGTGACATCGCCGTAAAGCAAGGTATCTTGCGTGGGTTCGTACGAGTCATGCACGCTCAGTCGGGGCTGAAAAACGTCGATCAGTATCTTGGCATACCGTATGCTGAGGCTCCTGTTGGGTCGAGACGATTCATGCCTCCGAGTGCACCGATTCCTTGGAATGGGCTCAAAATGGCGACCAAACTATCACCGGTGTGCCCTCAGAACCTACCCAGCCTGAACAACGCTAACAACAACTACTCCAAGGGCCGGTATGATCAGATCAAACGGCTTCTGCCCTACCTGAAGATGGAGAGCGAAGACTGCCTCTATCTGAACCTGTACGTTCCAAGCTACG ATGGCATCGGACCACAGACTAAGTACCCGGTCATCGTGTACATCCACGGCGAATCGTACGAATGGAACAGCGGTAACCCGTACGATGGCTCCATCCTGGCCAGCTACGGCCAGGTGATAGTAGTGACGCTCAACTTCCGGCTGGGGATTCTCG gaTTCATGAAGCCCGGCATCAGCGACCACACGACGAGCAACTTCGGTCTGCTGGACCAGATCGCGGCGCTACAGTGGATCAAGGAGAACATCGGTGCGTTTGGAGGCGACGCAAAGCTCGTGACGGTGATGGGCCAGGGCACGGGAGCTGCCTGTGTGAACTTCCTGATGGTGTCGCCAGTCGCGAAGGGCCTGTTTCACCGGGCGATCCTGATGTCCGGTTCGGCCCTGTCAGACTGGGCGCTTACACAGCATCCGTTGCAATCGACGATGCAGGTCCTGCAGGGGTTAAACTGTCCGCTGAATGGCGAGAACGATGAGGTTGCGGCTTGCCTACGCCGAAAGCGCTACAGCGAGATTCTGGGCGTGAAGACGGCCTCGCCACAGTTCTCGACCCAGTTTGGGCCGATCGTCGACGGGCTGGTTATTCCCAACATGCCGCACAAAGTCATGGGCCAGTACAGTGACATTTTTAGTGG ATACGATCTGCTGTACGGTATGACCGAGCTGGAGTCCTATCATATCCTGAATGCGGTTGCGCTCACGTACGGTCTGCTGGAAAACGAGCGGGACAATTTATTGCGATTTTACATGCAAAATCGCTTCGAAATTCGTCCCGATCTCGCTCTTGCTGCCACGTTACGAGA GTACACCGACATCTACATGGACCCGAACAAGGCGTTGGCCGACGAGCACCGGGACAATCTGCTGGAGATCCTGTCGGATGCGCGCGTGGCCGCACCGATGGTCCAGACCGGGCTCTATCTGTCCAAGGTCAACCCAAAGTGCTACATGTACGTGTTTGGCCACAACAGCGAGGCTGGCGAGTACGGACGA CTTTCACAGAGCGTGGTCGGTGAGGATCTGGCGTACGTGTTCGGAGCTCCACTGGGCCAGGTGGGTCCGTTCCAGCATCACTACAACGCCCGCGAGCGCCTGTTTTCCGAAGCGGTGATGAAGTATTTCTCCAACTTTGCTAAAACTGG AAATCCGAAGGCACCGTGGAAGGATCTGTTCCTGAACCTTAACCCCGAAGACTGGTCGTACTATGACGTTGACTGGCCTGAGtacaacaacatcaaccagAGCTACCTCCATATGGGCATCACGCCTGTTGTAGGCCACCGGTATCGCCAGAAGTACATGAAATTCTGGAACGAAGAGCTACCTGAGGAGTTGAAGAAGATCACCAGCTCGAAGGCGTACACTCCTTACTCAGACTTCTTCGGTGCGCCGGGTAAAGGTGTTGGTGGAGGTCCTGGCTCGACTAGACTGCGAGGTGGCACAACTCCGCATCCTGATTTCCCAACTGGTCATATCAACCTTTATCCCATCCACGTGGACGTCGAACGGCCAACTGAAGACCCGTTCAAGGAACTGTTGTACCGTATGAAGGACCCACTGGCTGGGCCGGGAATGTACAACGCTCCAGCGACTTCCTCGGTCTCAGCTATCCCCTCGGTGGTGGAGAAGTCCTCAGGACCTGCCGCTCAGCTTACGACAGCTGGAGAACATCAAAAGCACCAGAAACATCCACCAAAGGGTGTCGCATTCGGTGCAACCGAGCCCGAACTGGACGGAAACACGGCGGAGATCATGCGAAGTGAGTCTGCGCTCACGATCCTGATCGCCGTAGCCATCGTGTTCTTGCTTTTCAAcatcgtcgccatcgtggGGTATCTCGTGCGGCGCCATCTTGCTCGATCGGCGGTCATTGGAGCTGCAGGAGGACGTAAACCTAAGCGCAAGTACGACGATGCGATGCTCGAAAGTGCCGCTGCAGTTGTTGTGGCAGGAGCGAGCCTCGCAGAGAAAGAAGATGGCTGCCAACAGCTGCGAGgacatcaccatcatcaccacctgCTGCAGCATGGTTCCTATATGATGGATGGCACGACAGGAGCTCTCATGCTCCGGAAGTCGAACTCGTACGAACCCGTGGCCAAACAGCCATTTCCGGATGATGTTTGTGGTCCTACGCCTATCTCAGGTGTGGATGCCGTCGACTCTCACACGAAGGTTTGTGATTGGATGGTGGCAACGGCTGGTTGTCGTGTAGCTCCGGTTGTTCCACCACACAAAATCAGCGTGGCCATCGACGCTACACCACAGGCTCGCAGTAACAGTGTGCTGCGGCAAGAGCCAATCGAGGTGACAAAGGCAAAATCGTTCGATTACGACACCGCAGATGAGCCAGATTGTCTTGTCAGTGGATGTCCGGGTGTTGGAGGGCTAGTTCTTGTACGAGAACCACCCGCAAGTCGCTCGTCTGCCTCGTACTCCGCTTCAAGTTCGTACTCCAGCTCAGCCACGACGGATGAGCTTAAACAGACGGCGGATATGATCGGCAACGAGCCGTACTACAACTGCCCCGAACGGTCGAGGGCTCCATGCGCTCGCGAGGAAGAAGTCACAAGCTTCATCGAGGAGCAGGACATCAACGTGACATCACGAGATGATAGCTCTGAGAAGGATCCACTGTCACCTGAGGAGGCCCTTCGAGTGATCCAGAGGCGGAATTTTCCCAAGGTCCTTCCGGACCATCCACGAAATGGTGCGACGATCGGAGCTGGTTCGGTGAAACGTCGCTCATTGCCTCCACAGTCTTTGTACGGGATGGGTCCGCTGGGATCACAAAGTTTACGACGTGACGCTGCTGGAGGAGGTCGATTAgttccagcaccaccaccacgcgttTGTTCCACACTCGGGCGACCAGCACGCACGAGTCACAATTTTATCAGTTCACCTCCGATCGTGGCTGAGGAGCCTCCTGTAGAGGAAGAACCTCCGATCGCACTGAACACACTGCATGTGGGACCACTGTTGCCAACGCATCAGGAAAGCACCTACATGACAATGTCCCGCCAGAACTCGCTTGGGTCCGAGAGTGAGCCAGCGCGAGACGACGACGCCACTGAGGGCGATTGCATCCCACCCGTCGATATTATTTGCATCGAACACAAACCCGAAAGCCACTATAGCTACGTACGACCGATGGGACTGATGCGAACGCCTTCTTCGTTTAAATGCGTCCCCGATGCAGCCCGCGTGAGCTGCAGCGATGAGACGCGGAGCTTTACGGACATCGACCCACAACGAGccggcgatggagacgcccagtcgCTCGTACGAGACAAGCTCAGTTCCGATTCATCCGCCACCGACACGACTTCCGGGAGCACCGGAACGATAAAGAAACTGTAA